A part of Paenibacillus sp. sptzw28 genomic DNA contains:
- a CDS encoding NAD(P)/FAD-dependent oxidoreductase — MNHKPQLQPQSQKDLIVVGAGPAGLSAAAVAASHGLRVAVVDEFPEPGGRLPGQFHEERGKGWWIGRHLAAELIEENRRSGVEIRCGVSVYGILQKEDKWEVSTSLGKMTAPYVLLATGAAEAPIPADGWTLPGVMSIGAAQVMTNVHYVKPGERGIIIGVNVLAMAIARELAVSGVNLAGIVLPAAGPFSGKSALPETNLQLLMNLSHLAPSAFMRYGGQLANAMKLSRLIVKWFPGKGVNVWGIPVRLRTAVVSINGVGRVESVTLTQVNDDGSPVPGSEREEPVDFVALAGGLYPLAELASVAGCPFIHVPELGGYIPVHSEQMRTPVKGLYVAGNITGVESALVAAAQGRLAAASICSDSGASGEEGERFVLTAEAEVHRVRSSALIQFHPGIAEARRSVYRLWRETMTAER, encoded by the coding sequence ATGAACCATAAACCGCAGCTGCAGCCGCAATCGCAGAAGGATCTTATTGTCGTAGGGGCCGGTCCGGCCGGGTTATCGGCGGCAGCAGTCGCGGCAAGTCACGGCCTGCGTGTGGCGGTTGTCGACGAATTCCCAGAGCCCGGCGGACGCCTGCCGGGGCAATTTCACGAAGAGCGGGGTAAAGGCTGGTGGATCGGCAGGCATTTGGCGGCTGAGCTTATCGAGGAAAACAGGCGTTCGGGCGTCGAAATACGCTGCGGCGTTTCCGTCTACGGTATCCTGCAGAAGGAGGATAAGTGGGAGGTTTCGACTTCCCTTGGCAAAATGACCGCTCCATATGTCCTTCTCGCCACAGGTGCGGCCGAAGCCCCGATACCGGCCGACGGCTGGACGCTTCCCGGAGTCATGTCGATCGGCGCGGCGCAGGTCATGACGAACGTTCATTATGTGAAGCCGGGGGAACGGGGGATCATTATCGGAGTGAACGTGCTCGCCATGGCGATTGCCAGGGAACTGGCGGTAAGCGGCGTCAATCTGGCGGGAATCGTGCTTCCCGCCGCAGGGCCGTTCTCCGGGAAATCCGCCCTTCCGGAGACGAATTTGCAGCTGCTTATGAATCTGTCTCATCTGGCTCCGTCGGCATTTATGCGTTACGGCGGGCAGCTGGCCAATGCGATGAAGCTTTCACGGCTCATTGTGAAATGGTTTCCAGGGAAAGGCGTCAACGTATGGGGTATCCCTGTCCGGCTGCGTACAGCCGTCGTTTCCATTAATGGAGTGGGCCGTGTCGAATCCGTCACTCTGACCCAAGTGAACGATGACGGTTCACCGGTTCCGGGCAGCGAACGTGAAGAGCCCGTAGACTTCGTCGCATTGGCAGGCGGATTATATCCGCTGGCCGAGCTGGCATCGGTTGCTGGCTGCCCCTTTATTCACGTACCAGAGCTGGGCGGATACATCCCTGTTCACAGCGAGCAAATGCGGACGCCGGTGAAGGGATTGTATGTGGCAGGCAATATAACCGGTGTGGAAAGCGCTCTCGTCGCAGCCGCTCAGGGCAGGCTGGCGGCGGCATCGATCTGCAGCGATTCCGGAGCGTCCGGAGAAGAAGGGGAGAGGTTTGTCTTAACAGCAGAGGCGGAAGTTCACCGGGTCCGCTCCTCTGCACTAATTCAATTTCATCCGGGGATCGCGGAGGCAAGGCGCAGCGTATACCGGTTGTGGCGGGAAACGATGACAGCCGAGAGATGA
- a CDS encoding (2Fe-2S)-binding protein translates to MNSNRILNHPILGPGPDRESVSFMFNGAGMKGLRGEPIAAALLAAGIRMLRRHEESGNPRGFYCAIGHCMECRVDVEGLGQVRACLTPLEDGMHISEGKQLSNEITGRMLP, encoded by the coding sequence ATGAATTCCAACCGGATATTGAATCATCCGATTTTGGGTCCCGGGCCTGATAGGGAATCAGTGTCATTCATGTTTAATGGTGCCGGTATGAAGGGCTTACGGGGCGAGCCGATAGCTGCCGCCTTATTGGCTGCCGGCATCCGGATGCTCAGAAGGCATGAGGAGTCCGGCAACCCGAGAGGGTTCTACTGCGCCATCGGCCACTGCATGGAATGCAGGGTGGACGTTGAGGGGCTTGGACAGGTGCGCGCCTGCCTCACTCCGCTCGAGGATGGGATGCATATATCCGAAGGTAAGCAGCTGTCCAATGAAATTACAGGGAGAATGCTGCCATGA
- a CDS encoding (2Fe-2S)-binding protein, which produces MMQTSIIVCRCEEVTIGQLEDAYRSGMCTARQLKLKTRAGMGACQGRVCRRLVEAWIGELVPGKTQHDIELLSHRPPIRPITFGQLAKGEET; this is translated from the coding sequence ATGATGCAGACATCAATAATCGTTTGCCGCTGCGAGGAAGTGACGATCGGGCAGCTTGAGGATGCTTACCGCTCGGGAATGTGCACAGCCCGCCAATTGAAGTTGAAAACAAGAGCCGGAATGGGAGCGTGTCAGGGCAGGGTATGCCGCCGGCTCGTCGAAGCATGGATCGGGGAATTAGTTCCCGGCAAGACGCAGCATGACATTGAGCTGCTCTCGCACCGTCCGCCAATTCGTCCGATAACGTTCGGACAGCTAGCAAAGGGTGAAGAGACATGA
- a CDS encoding aldehyde dehydrogenase family protein codes for MESRNWIGGDWVAPSAGEIVVKNPSNVGEQVGVLRLSDSSSVMEAEQAARRAFASWSALTGAARGEALYKIAAKLEERLGEIATLASMEMGKPITEMRGEVMRGVNLLRYYAAEGVRANGSVIPSNEADVLQYTKRVPLGVVGIITPWNFPVAIPIWKIAPALICGNTVIWKPAEFGSLTASRLTEVFAEAQLPAGVLNLVIGKGSRIGDALLNQTELNGVSFTGSTATGLHVAGCCAKRNIKYQTEMGGKNAAVVLKDANLEKAVPMIMSGAFRSAGQKCTATSRVIVERAIYEPFIHALRKAVSAVKLAPALDPSAYLGPVASAGQYETVMSYVRLAREQADIVAEGEGFAEVNDGYFIRPLVAAGVDADHPLLQEEIFGPLVSVLQAEDFEESIELCNKTVFGLSASLFTQDLSNAHRFLQEAQAGMVRVNQETAGVEYQAPFGGMKLSSSHTREQGQSALDFYSEVKTCAISFARS; via the coding sequence ATGGAAAGCAGAAACTGGATCGGAGGCGACTGGGTCGCTCCGAGCGCAGGGGAAATTGTCGTAAAGAATCCTTCGAACGTTGGGGAACAGGTAGGCGTTCTTCGCCTCTCGGATTCATCGTCCGTCATGGAGGCAGAGCAAGCGGCGCGCAGGGCATTCGCTTCCTGGTCGGCCCTGACGGGAGCAGCGCGCGGGGAGGCGTTGTACAAAATCGCGGCTAAGCTGGAGGAGCGGCTTGGCGAGATCGCGACCTTGGCGAGTATGGAAATGGGCAAGCCGATTACGGAAATGCGCGGGGAAGTCATGCGGGGGGTAAACCTGCTGCGGTATTACGCCGCAGAAGGCGTCCGGGCAAACGGCAGCGTCATTCCTTCTAACGAAGCCGATGTTCTGCAATATACAAAACGGGTTCCGCTCGGGGTGGTCGGTATAATAACACCTTGGAATTTCCCTGTTGCCATTCCGATCTGGAAAATCGCCCCCGCACTCATATGCGGCAACACCGTGATTTGGAAGCCGGCGGAATTCGGCTCGCTGACGGCTTCGCGACTGACTGAAGTGTTTGCCGAAGCCCAGCTCCCCGCCGGCGTTCTGAATCTGGTGATCGGCAAAGGCAGCCGGATCGGCGATGCTCTGCTAAACCAAACCGAACTAAATGGCGTCAGTTTTACCGGCTCTACGGCAACCGGTCTGCACGTTGCAGGATGCTGCGCGAAGAGAAACATCAAGTACCAGACGGAAATGGGCGGCAAGAACGCGGCAGTGGTGCTGAAGGATGCCAATCTGGAGAAGGCGGTGCCCATGATTATGAGCGGCGCGTTCCGCTCTGCAGGCCAGAAATGTACGGCGACAAGCAGAGTCATTGTCGAACGGGCGATCTATGAGCCGTTCATCCACGCTTTGCGTAAAGCGGTGTCCGCCGTCAAGCTTGCGCCGGCTCTCGATCCGTCGGCCTATCTGGGGCCGGTCGCTTCGGCGGGACAATACGAGACGGTTATGTCCTATGTAAGATTGGCGCGCGAGCAGGCGGATATCGTGGCCGAAGGGGAAGGCTTCGCGGAGGTGAACGACGGATACTTCATAAGGCCGCTGGTGGCTGCCGGGGTTGACGCCGATCACCCGCTATTGCAGGAAGAAATCTTCGGTCCGCTTGTCTCCGTGCTGCAGGCTGAAGATTTCGAAGAATCGATCGAACTCTGCAACAAGACCGTGTTCGGACTTAGCGCGTCATTGTTCACGCAGGACCTCTCCAATGCGCACCGCTTTCTCCAGGAAGCGCAGGCCGGGATGGTCCGGGTCAATCAGGAGACGGCCGGCGTCGAATACCAGGCGCCGTTCGGCGGCATGAAGCTGTCCAGCTCTCACACCCGCGAGCAGGGACAGTCGGCTCTGGATTTCTACTCCGAGGTCAAGACCTGCGCAATCAGCTTTGCCCGGTCGTAG
- a CDS encoding dihydrodipicolinate synthase family protein, producing the protein MTHFEGVYVAMVTPFTDAYEVDYKRLRELCDRLISGGVDGLVPTGSLGEYATLSGEERAKVVETVIEAAAGRVPVVVGTAAPSTEQAVGWVRHAKAAGAAGVMALPPINYKPLRHEVIAHFEALSEVGLPIVAYNNPHDYKVDLTPDFLAELSRIENIVAVKEFSGDIRRIHDILEKTGLEVMVGVDDLAMEGPLFGATGWISGVPNALPQEGAQLFRLAREGRLKEALPLYRRLLPLFHYDASPQLVQSIKYMMELSGFPVGPTRPPRLPLPAADYEAIKQAFEYAAVSRI; encoded by the coding sequence ATGACGCATTTTGAAGGTGTATATGTGGCAATGGTTACACCGTTTACGGATGCTTATGAGGTGGACTACAAGCGGCTCAGGGAGCTGTGCGACCGGTTAATCTCAGGCGGCGTAGACGGCCTCGTTCCCACCGGTTCGCTTGGCGAATACGCGACATTGTCGGGCGAAGAGCGTGCGAAGGTTGTCGAAACCGTTATTGAAGCGGCAGCAGGCAGGGTTCCGGTTGTCGTCGGCACGGCAGCACCGTCGACAGAGCAAGCCGTCGGTTGGGTAAGGCACGCCAAAGCTGCGGGGGCTGCGGGAGTGATGGCTCTGCCGCCTATCAATTACAAGCCGCTCAGGCATGAGGTTATCGCCCATTTCGAAGCGCTGTCGGAAGTGGGATTGCCGATCGTCGCCTATAACAATCCGCATGATTATAAAGTCGATCTCACTCCCGATTTTCTTGCCGAATTATCGCGGATCGAGAACATAGTAGCCGTTAAGGAATTTTCCGGCGATATCCGCCGAATCCATGACATTCTGGAGAAAACCGGTCTTGAGGTAATGGTCGGGGTCGACGATCTTGCGATGGAGGGTCCTTTGTTCGGCGCAACTGGCTGGATCTCGGGAGTTCCGAACGCGCTGCCTCAGGAAGGGGCTCAGCTGTTCAGATTGGCCAGGGAAGGCAGGCTGAAGGAAGCGCTGCCGCTGTATCGCCGCCTGCTTCCATTGTTCCACTATGATGCGAGTCCGCAGCTTGTACAGTCGATCAAATATATGATGGAATTATCCGGATTTCCGGTGGGACCGACGCGGCCTCCAAGACTGCCGCTTCCGGCCGCCGATTATGAGGCGATCAAACAAGCTTTCGAATACGCGGCTGTAAGCCGGATATGA
- a CDS encoding proline racemase family protein, which yields MQLSKWFTAVDAHSGGQPLRIITSGVPHLRGDTQLQRSQEFGQGCDSIRRLLMSEPRGHHGMAGCFVTQPASGDAELGLLFMDNGGMSPMSGHGIISAVTALIGSGQLAPGEADSAIRIDTPAGLIAAYANFEGSEVHSVSFHNVPSFVYAKDVPVALHGLEFTVDIAFGGAFYAIVEAGELGGVRLQESELPVLQSWGRDIKQYLEMGLNVRHPLIPELEGIHGVVIADSTTGHMDRRYRNVTVLAGGQFDRSPGGAGVCALMASLAGQGKLGAEDTSYHEGIVGTQITARITAETTVKDYPAIVPLVTGTAYIIGFLQFVVDPTDPLAEGFLLC from the coding sequence ATGCAGTTGAGCAAATGGTTTACGGCCGTTGACGCACACTCGGGCGGCCAGCCGCTGAGGATAATAACTTCGGGCGTACCGCATCTGCGGGGGGATACTCAGCTGCAGAGATCGCAGGAATTCGGGCAGGGCTGCGATTCCATACGCAGACTGCTGATGTCCGAGCCGCGGGGCCATCACGGTATGGCAGGGTGTTTCGTGACGCAGCCGGCCAGCGGGGACGCAGAGCTTGGTTTATTGTTTATGGATAACGGGGGGATGAGCCCGATGAGCGGGCATGGTATCATAAGCGCCGTAACCGCATTGATCGGCTCCGGACAGCTTGCGCCCGGTGAAGCGGATTCGGCTATTCGGATCGATACTCCGGCAGGCCTGATTGCAGCATACGCCAACTTCGAAGGTTCGGAGGTGCATTCGGTATCCTTTCACAATGTGCCTTCGTTTGTATATGCAAAGGATGTTCCTGTTGCACTGCACGGGCTTGAGTTTACGGTAGATATCGCCTTCGGAGGGGCGTTTTACGCCATTGTTGAAGCCGGAGAGCTGGGGGGTGTCCGCCTGCAAGAAAGCGAGCTGCCGGTTCTGCAGAGCTGGGGCAGGGATATTAAACAATACCTCGAGATGGGCTTGAATGTTCGGCATCCGCTTATACCTGAATTGGAAGGCATCCATGGGGTTGTTATCGCAGATTCGACGACCGGACATATGGACCGCCGATACCGTAACGTTACTGTGCTCGCGGGCGGTCAATTCGACCGCTCGCCTGGCGGAGCCGGTGTCTGTGCGCTGATGGCGTCGCTTGCCGGCCAAGGGAAGCTGGGGGCCGAAGACACATCGTACCATGAAGGTATAGTCGGTACGCAAATTACAGCAAGGATCACAGCGGAAACAACGGTAAAGGACTACCCTGCAATTGTTCCGCTGGTCACCGGAACGGCTTATATTATTGGCTTCCTGCAGTTTGTCGTCGATCCGACCGACCCGCTTGCGGAAGGGTTTCTGCTTTGTTAA